CCAGTTTGAAGAAGAATTCCTCGCCGTGCCGCAGGAATGCCTGATTCTGACCATGAAGGCCAACCAGAAATACTTCCCGCTGCTCGACGCCGCCGGCAAGCTGACCAACAAGTTCCTCGTCGTCAGCAACATCTCGCCGGAAGACGCTTCCGCCGTCATCGGCGGCAACGAGCGCGTCGTCCGTCCACGTCTGGCCGATGCCAAGTTCTTCTTCGACCAGGACCGCAAGAAATCGCTGGAAAGCCGCGTCGCCGGCCTCGGCAAGGTTGTTTATCACAACAAGCTGGGCACCCAGGGCGAGCGCGTTCAGCGCGTCGCCGCCATTGCCCGTGCCATCGGCCAGCAACTCGGCGGCGAAGCATTGGCGCTGCACGCCGAACAGGCTGCCGTGCTGGCCAAGGCCGACCTCGTCACCGACATGGTCGGCGAATTCCCCGAGCTGCAGGGCATCATGGGCCGCTACTACGCGCTGCATGACGGCCTGGCCGTCGAGGTCGCCGACGCCATCGAAGATCACTACAAGCCGCGCTTTGCCGGCGACACCTTGCCGCGCGGTCAGGTTGGCACCGTCGTCGCGCTGGCCGACAAGCTGGAAACCCTGGTCGGCATGTTCGGCATCGGCCAGATCCCGACCGGCGACCGCGACCCGTTCGCGCTGCGCCGTCATGCGCTGGGCACCATCCGCATGCTGGCTGAGGGCAATTTGGATTTACCGCTGAATTCCCTGTTGACCGTGGCGGGTGGTGCTTTTGCCGCCGTCGAAGGCTTCAAGAGTGCCGACAGCGAACTGGCCGACTTTATTTACGACCGCCTGGCCGGCAGCCTGCGCGAGCAGGGTTACACGGCGCAGGAAGTCGATGCCGTGGTCAGCCAGCGGCCACAGCGCCTGGGCGACATTCCGAAGCGCCTGGCCGCCGTACGCACCTTTGCCGCCCTGCCGGAATCCGCCGCACTGGCCGCCGCCAACAAACGCGTCAGCAACATCCTGAAGAAGGTCGAAAACACCATCGAAGCCACGGTGGATAACGCCCTGCTCAGGGAGGCTGCCGAAATCGCCCTGCACGACGCACTGGTCGACATCGTGCCGCAGGCCGATGCTGCCTTCGATACGGGCGACTACGCCGAATCGCTGCAGGCACTCGCTGCCTTGCGCGCTCCGGTCGACAACTTTTTCACCGATGTCATGGTCAACGCTGAAGAGCCTGCCCTGCGCGCCAACCGTCTCGGCCTGCTCGCCAAGCTGCACGCGGCGATGAACAAGGTCGCCGACATTTCCAAGCTCTCCGCCTAAGCCGGAAAGGCCGCCATGCCCACGAAACTTGTCATCCTCGATCGCGACGGCGTGATCAACTTCGATTCAGCCCAGTTCATCAAGAGCCCGGCCGAATGGAAACCGATCCCCGGCAGTCTGGAAGCCATTGCCCGCCTCAACCAGGCCGGCTACCGCGTGGTCGTGGCGACCAATCAATCCGGCGTCGGACGCAGCCTGTTCGACATGGACACGCTGAACAGCATCCACGAAAAGATGCACAAGGCGCTGTTCACTGTCGGCGGCCGGATCGATGCCATTTTCTTCTGCCCGCACACCGCCGATTCAGCCTGCGATTGCCGCAAGCCGAAACCCGGCATGTTCAAGCGCATCTCGGAAACCCTCAATGCCGACTTGAAGGGCGTGCCGGCCATCGGCGATTCGCTGCGCGACCTGCAAGCCTGTGCGGCGCTGGGTTGCCAGCCCATGTTGGTCCATACCGGCAAGGGTGAAAAGACCAAGGCCGAAGGCAATCTGCCCGAGGGGACGCTGGAGTTCGCCGATCTGGCAGCCGCCGTCGACCATATCCTGAACGGGAGAAAATGATGAACGCACTGCGCTCCACCGTTTTCATGGCCTGGGCGATCGTCTGGTCGATCCTGACTGCGCCGCTGGTCGTTATCGGTGCCCTGTTGCTGCGCGGCCTGTGGGGTTATCGCCTGGGCAAGCTGTGGCGGCTCGGCATCCAGTTCGGGGTCGAAAACATGCTCGGCATCCGCCCCCGCGTTATCGGCCTGGAAAATATGCCGGACGAACCCTGCGTCATCCTGGCCAAGCACCAGTCGGCCTGGGAAACCATGACGCTGCAGGACTATGTGCCGAACGGCGCTTACTGCGTCTTCGTGCTCAAGAAGGAATTGCTGCGCGTCCCGCTGATCGGCTGGGGACTGGCGGCCATGAAGATGATTTCGATCGACCGCAACGCCGGCAAGGACGCTCTCGACCAGGTGGTCGTCCAGGGCCGCGAACGTCTGCAACAGGGCTTTTACGTCATCATTTTTCCCGAAGGCACGCGCGTCGCCCCCGGCCACAAAAAACGCTACAAGGCAGGCGGCGCCTATCTCGCCACCCGCGTTGGCTGCAAAGTCGTGCCGATTGCCCACGATGCCGGCGAGCTTTGGCCGCGCCAGGCTTTCCTCAAGAAACCGGGCACCGTCACGGTCAGCATCGGCCCGGCCTTCGACGCAACCGGCCTGAGCGAACTTGAGGTCAACCGGCAAGCCGAAGCCTGGATCGAGGAAGAGATGCACCGCATCTCGCCGCACCGCTACGCGGATGCCCAGCACAACGCCACCTGAAACCAGCCAT
The sequence above is drawn from the Dechloromonas sp. TW-R-39-2 genome and encodes:
- a CDS encoding 1-acyl-sn-glycerol-3-phosphate acyltransferase — protein: MNALRSTVFMAWAIVWSILTAPLVVIGALLLRGLWGYRLGKLWRLGIQFGVENMLGIRPRVIGLENMPDEPCVILAKHQSAWETMTLQDYVPNGAYCVFVLKKELLRVPLIGWGLAAMKMISIDRNAGKDALDQVVVQGRERLQQGFYVIIFPEGTRVAPGHKKRYKAGGAYLATRVGCKVVPIAHDAGELWPRQAFLKKPGTVTVSIGPAFDATGLSELEVNRQAEAWIEEEMHRISPHRYADAQHNAT
- the glyS gene encoding glycine--tRNA ligase subunit beta, with amino-acid sequence MTVQNLLVELFVEELPPKALKKLGEVFAQTLANSLKTAGLTASTAAVTAFASPRRLAAHVTAVAAVAADKPVVQKLMPVAVGLDAAGNATPALLKKLAALGADESCVPSLRRENDGKADILFYDSMAKGATLAEGLQKALEAALAALPIPKVMTYQLQDGWSSVNFVRPAHGLVALHGSDVVPLAILGLTSGRETHGHRFEAAVDPVVFANADEYAAKLATDGAVIASFAERRAEIVRQLEAAAASAGGKPIEDDALLDEVTALVERPNVLIGQFEEEFLAVPQECLILTMKANQKYFPLLDAAGKLTNKFLVVSNISPEDASAVIGGNERVVRPRLADAKFFFDQDRKKSLESRVAGLGKVVYHNKLGTQGERVQRVAAIARAIGQQLGGEALALHAEQAAVLAKADLVTDMVGEFPELQGIMGRYYALHDGLAVEVADAIEDHYKPRFAGDTLPRGQVGTVVALADKLETLVGMFGIGQIPTGDRDPFALRRHALGTIRMLAEGNLDLPLNSLLTVAGGAFAAVEGFKSADSELADFIYDRLAGSLREQGYTAQEVDAVVSQRPQRLGDIPKRLAAVRTFAALPESAALAAANKRVSNILKKVENTIEATVDNALLREAAEIALHDALVDIVPQADAAFDTGDYAESLQALAALRAPVDNFFTDVMVNAEEPALRANRLGLLAKLHAAMNKVADISKLSA
- the gmhB gene encoding D-glycero-beta-D-manno-heptose 1,7-bisphosphate 7-phosphatase codes for the protein MPTKLVILDRDGVINFDSAQFIKSPAEWKPIPGSLEAIARLNQAGYRVVVATNQSGVGRSLFDMDTLNSIHEKMHKALFTVGGRIDAIFFCPHTADSACDCRKPKPGMFKRISETLNADLKGVPAIGDSLRDLQACAALGCQPMLVHTGKGEKTKAEGNLPEGTLEFADLAAAVDHILNGRK